A genomic window from Cricetulus griseus strain 17A/GY chromosome 4, alternate assembly CriGri-PICRH-1.0, whole genome shotgun sequence includes:
- the Ccdc14 gene encoding coiled-coil domain-containing protein 14 isoform X1 yields MKRGVPRTPSRKRKLGGRDKGRRDAWAVNSFLLTAWFPYVWAVLKLRKMVRSGSRPGQVISSGKCLGSKLTHGKKGTHPRNIAHLNAVPTCPVYSDSESQPEIVQGLDGCTSLLRDILKNEDPGPEIVYSENRCNARPLESKNCRAKKKGPGKHAPPVVRKEILSSENKKWISNEASTGNEKDKSDIAQHWSLQDHYRMYSPIIYQALCEHVQTQMSLMNALTSKNAPNGMPTACHTVSGLESHATPPSGYGCYTSTSVWSPQQPSCPLMVHSEVQTDSDNLLGSQDQTSSVNLPDVPRNSVSVHPGILCGLSHIDKAAVPTPQQLSLANWILPQQRAPKAADLLKCFQTHMSLPAHGKDALSDSQAHQSPTQLQPAFLATNEEKRAREQIGSATSEGKYLSMHVQDAKIAKNVQQAENVSHTAEKVRIAKCLLGELKALVAEQEDSEVERLITEVEACISGLSAVSGHTNIEVEIALALQPLRSENAQLRRQLRILNQRFREEKTPKTPGNLELLSLQSLNVSLQNQLQESLKSQELLQSKNEELLKVIENQRDENKKFTTMFKDKEQTLLQNKQQFDIEMTRVKIELEEALANEKNFRFKLETAEKENQILGITLRQRDAEVARLRELTRTLQSSMAKLLSDLSMDASRSKLGSNLTKSLLNIYDQQLHQDPTPLHTSIMSYLNKLETNHSFAHSELLTNEEATEPPRLCEKVLPSQGPPHSDTRAVGGGFAPGMASAALVEDSDTECETIALIEDECNVDNTLYIPFARSTSKKHSPLSERLSPQPMRSVATTQLASGNALASKREHSPCAPLVCSSRNEAEDAPGNLSRASDTEDMQLLRRIKEAIDKIPASAGDAAGAAGAAGAAGAAGAGTEHPKEQATHHGPSACQSSGVPVTGNIVSDVSFLNSDLMSDWSISSFSTFTSHDEQDFRNGLAALDANIARLQKSLRTGLLEK; encoded by the exons ATGAAGCGCGGCGTTCCGCGGACGCCTTCCCGGAAGCGGAAGCTTGGGGGGCGGGACAAGGGCCGTCGGGACGCCTGGGCGGTTAATTCTTTTTTGCTTACGGCTTGGTTTCCCTACGTCTGGGCGGTTCTGAAGCTGAGAAAAATGGTCAGGTCCGGATCTCGACCCGGCCAG GTGATATCTTCAGGAAAGTGCCTGGGATCTAAGTTAACACATGGAAAGAAAGG GACCCACCCAAGAAATATAGCACATTTAAATGCAGTTCCCACCTGTCCTGTTTATTCTGATTCGGAAAGTCAG CCGGAGATTGTGCAGGGACTTGATGGCTGTACTTCTTTGCTCCGggacattttgaaaaatgaagatccag GCCCAGAAATAGTATATTCGGAAAATAGATGCAATGCCAGACCTTTAGAAAGCAAAAACTGCAGAGCTAAAAAGAAAGGACCTGGAAAACATGCTCCTCCAGTGGTCCGAAAAGAAATAT TATcttcagaaaataagaaatggatATCCAATGAAGCTTCTACtggaaatgaaaaagacaaatcaGACATAGCACAGCATTGGTCATTACAAGACCATTATAGAATGTACTCACCAATAATATACCAAGCCCTCTGTGAGCATGTGCAGACTCAAATGTCACTGATGAATGCATTGACTTCAAAAAATGCTCCCAATGGAATGCCTACTGCGTGTCATACTGTATCTGGTTTAG aATCTCACGCAACACCACCTTCTGGTTATGGCTGTTATACTTCCACTTCAGTCTGGTCACCTCAGCAGCCGTCCTGCCCTCTAATGGTTCACTCT GAAGTTCAGACTGATAGTGATAACCTTCTTGGATCACAAGATCAAACAAGCTCTGTGAACCTCCCTGATGTTCCCAGGAATTCAGTCAGTGTTCATCCTGGAATTCTGTGTGGCCTTTCCCACATTGACAAAGCAGCTGTTCCAACGCCTCAGCAACTGAGTCTTGCTAATTGGATTCTGCCACAACAAAGAGCTCCTAAGGCAGCAGACCTACTAAAGTGTTTCCAAACACATATGTCTCTTCCAGCTCATGGAAAAGATGCTCTCTCGGACAGTCAGGCACACCAAAGCCCCACTCAGTTACAGCCGGCCTTCTTGGCCACTAATGAAGAAAAACGTGCCAGAGAACAAATTGGAAGCGCCACCAGCGAAGGAAAGTATTTAAGCATGCATGTGCAAGATGCAAAAATAGCCAAGAATGTGCAGCAGGCAGAAAATGTGAGCCACACTGCTGAAAAAGTCAGAATTGCCAAGTGCTTGTTGGGAGAGCTCAAGGCCCTAGTCGCAGAACAAG AGGACTCAGAAGTTGAGAGATTGATAACAGAAGTAGAGGCATGCATATCTGGACTTTCAGCAGTGAGTGGCCACACAAATATAGAAGTTGAAATAGCATTGGCCCTGCAGCCACTGAGAAGTGAGAACGCTCAGTTGCGAAG GCAACTAAGAATTTTGAATCAGCGCTTCAGAGAAGAGAAAACTCCAAAGACACCTGGTAACCTTGAAT TGTTGTCCCTTCAGTCACTGAATGTGTCGCTGCAAAATCAACTACAAGAGTCGCTGAAGAGCCAGGAGTTACTACAGAGTAAAAATGAAGAGCTCTTAAAAGTGATAGAAAACcagagagatgaaaataaaaaatttaccACTATGTTTAAAGACAAAGAGCAAACTCTTCTTCAGAATAAACAGCAGTTTGACATTGAGATGACAAGGGTAAAAATTG AATTGGAGGAAGCCTTGGCCAATGAGAAGAACTTTCGGTTTAAATTAGAGACggcagaaaaggaaaatcagataTTGGGAATAACACTACGCCAGCGTGATGCTGAGGTTGCTCGACTTAGAGAACTAACCAG AACTTTACAGAGTAGTATGGCAAAGCTGCTCTCAGATCTCAGTATGGACGCTTCCCGCAGCAAGCTGGGGAGTAACCTAACCAAGTCTCTTCTGAATATTTATGATCAGCAGCTTCATCAGGACCCAACCCCTCTTCACACATCCATAATGAGCTACTTAAATAAACTGGAGACAAATCACAGCTTTGCGCATTCAGAGCTCCTTACAAATGAGGAAGCCACAGAGCCACCCAGACTGTGTGAAAAGGTGCTACCCTCACAGGGCCCTCCACATAGTGACACTAGGGCAGTGGGTGGGGGCTTCGCACCTGGAATGGCTTCTGCTGCTTTAGTAGAGGATTCAGATACAGAATGTGAAACTATCGCTTTAATAGAAGATGAGTGTAATGTGGACAATACGCTTTACATTCCTTTTGCTAGAAGCACTTCTAAAAAGCATTCGCCACTTTCTGAGAGATTGTCTCCCCAGCCAATGAGAAGTGTTGCTACAACACAGCTAGCCAGTGGCAATGCACTTGCCTCTAAAAGAGAACATAGTCCGTGCGCACCACTAGTTTGTTCTTCACGAAATGAAGCAGAAGATGCTCCTGGGAATCTTTCCAGAGCATCTGACACAGAGGACATGCAGCTCCTCAGGAGAATAAAGGAAGCAATTGATAAGATACCTGCTTCTGCTGGTGAtgctgctggtgctgctggtgctgctggtgctgctggtgctgctggtGCTGGTACTGAGCACCCAAAAGAACAGGCCACACATCATGGGCCATCAGCTTGTCAAAGCTCTGGTGTTCCAGTGACGGGCAACATCGTCAGTGATGTCAGCTTTCTGAATTCGGACTTGATGTCAGACTGGAGCATCTCCTCTTTTTCGACGTTTACCTCTCATGATGAACAAGACTTCAGAAATGGCCTGGCAGCATTGGATGCCAACATTGCTCGACTCCAGAAGTCCTTAAGGACTGGCCTTCTGGAGAAGTGA
- the Ccdc14 gene encoding coiled-coil domain-containing protein 14 isoform X2 produces MYSPIIYQALCEHVQTQMSLMNALTSKNAPNGMPTACHTVSGLESHATPPSGYGCYTSTSVWSPQQPSCPLMVHSEVQTDSDNLLGSQDQTSSVNLPDVPRNSVSVHPGILCGLSHIDKAAVPTPQQLSLANWILPQQRAPKAADLLKCFQTHMSLPAHGKDALSDSQAHQSPTQLQPAFLATNEEKRAREQIGSATSEGKYLSMHVQDAKIAKNVQQAENVSHTAEKVRIAKCLLGELKALVAEQEDSEVERLITEVEACISGLSAVSGHTNIEVEIALALQPLRSENAQLRRQLRILNQRFREEKTPKTPGNLELLSLQSLNVSLQNQLQESLKSQELLQSKNEELLKVIENQRDENKKFTTMFKDKEQTLLQNKQQFDIEMTRVKIELEEALANEKNFRFKLETAEKENQILGITLRQRDAEVARLRELTRTLQSSMAKLLSDLSMDASRSKLGSNLTKSLLNIYDQQLHQDPTPLHTSIMSYLNKLETNHSFAHSELLTNEEATEPPRLCEKVLPSQGPPHSDTRAVGGGFAPGMASAALVEDSDTECETIALIEDECNVDNTLYIPFARSTSKKHSPLSERLSPQPMRSVATTQLASGNALASKREHSPCAPLVCSSRNEAEDAPGNLSRASDTEDMQLLRRIKEAIDKIPASAGDAAGAAGAAGAAGAAGAGTEHPKEQATHHGPSACQSSGVPVTGNIVSDVSFLNSDLMSDWSISSFSTFTSHDEQDFRNGLAALDANIARLQKSLRTGLLEK; encoded by the exons ATGTACTCACCAATAATATACCAAGCCCTCTGTGAGCATGTGCAGACTCAAATGTCACTGATGAATGCATTGACTTCAAAAAATGCTCCCAATGGAATGCCTACTGCGTGTCATACTGTATCTGGTTTAG aATCTCACGCAACACCACCTTCTGGTTATGGCTGTTATACTTCCACTTCAGTCTGGTCACCTCAGCAGCCGTCCTGCCCTCTAATGGTTCACTCT GAAGTTCAGACTGATAGTGATAACCTTCTTGGATCACAAGATCAAACAAGCTCTGTGAACCTCCCTGATGTTCCCAGGAATTCAGTCAGTGTTCATCCTGGAATTCTGTGTGGCCTTTCCCACATTGACAAAGCAGCTGTTCCAACGCCTCAGCAACTGAGTCTTGCTAATTGGATTCTGCCACAACAAAGAGCTCCTAAGGCAGCAGACCTACTAAAGTGTTTCCAAACACATATGTCTCTTCCAGCTCATGGAAAAGATGCTCTCTCGGACAGTCAGGCACACCAAAGCCCCACTCAGTTACAGCCGGCCTTCTTGGCCACTAATGAAGAAAAACGTGCCAGAGAACAAATTGGAAGCGCCACCAGCGAAGGAAAGTATTTAAGCATGCATGTGCAAGATGCAAAAATAGCCAAGAATGTGCAGCAGGCAGAAAATGTGAGCCACACTGCTGAAAAAGTCAGAATTGCCAAGTGCTTGTTGGGAGAGCTCAAGGCCCTAGTCGCAGAACAAG AGGACTCAGAAGTTGAGAGATTGATAACAGAAGTAGAGGCATGCATATCTGGACTTTCAGCAGTGAGTGGCCACACAAATATAGAAGTTGAAATAGCATTGGCCCTGCAGCCACTGAGAAGTGAGAACGCTCAGTTGCGAAG GCAACTAAGAATTTTGAATCAGCGCTTCAGAGAAGAGAAAACTCCAAAGACACCTGGTAACCTTGAAT TGTTGTCCCTTCAGTCACTGAATGTGTCGCTGCAAAATCAACTACAAGAGTCGCTGAAGAGCCAGGAGTTACTACAGAGTAAAAATGAAGAGCTCTTAAAAGTGATAGAAAACcagagagatgaaaataaaaaatttaccACTATGTTTAAAGACAAAGAGCAAACTCTTCTTCAGAATAAACAGCAGTTTGACATTGAGATGACAAGGGTAAAAATTG AATTGGAGGAAGCCTTGGCCAATGAGAAGAACTTTCGGTTTAAATTAGAGACggcagaaaaggaaaatcagataTTGGGAATAACACTACGCCAGCGTGATGCTGAGGTTGCTCGACTTAGAGAACTAACCAG AACTTTACAGAGTAGTATGGCAAAGCTGCTCTCAGATCTCAGTATGGACGCTTCCCGCAGCAAGCTGGGGAGTAACCTAACCAAGTCTCTTCTGAATATTTATGATCAGCAGCTTCATCAGGACCCAACCCCTCTTCACACATCCATAATGAGCTACTTAAATAAACTGGAGACAAATCACAGCTTTGCGCATTCAGAGCTCCTTACAAATGAGGAAGCCACAGAGCCACCCAGACTGTGTGAAAAGGTGCTACCCTCACAGGGCCCTCCACATAGTGACACTAGGGCAGTGGGTGGGGGCTTCGCACCTGGAATGGCTTCTGCTGCTTTAGTAGAGGATTCAGATACAGAATGTGAAACTATCGCTTTAATAGAAGATGAGTGTAATGTGGACAATACGCTTTACATTCCTTTTGCTAGAAGCACTTCTAAAAAGCATTCGCCACTTTCTGAGAGATTGTCTCCCCAGCCAATGAGAAGTGTTGCTACAACACAGCTAGCCAGTGGCAATGCACTTGCCTCTAAAAGAGAACATAGTCCGTGCGCACCACTAGTTTGTTCTTCACGAAATGAAGCAGAAGATGCTCCTGGGAATCTTTCCAGAGCATCTGACACAGAGGACATGCAGCTCCTCAGGAGAATAAAGGAAGCAATTGATAAGATACCTGCTTCTGCTGGTGAtgctgctggtgctgctggtgctgctggtgctgctggtgctgctggtGCTGGTACTGAGCACCCAAAAGAACAGGCCACACATCATGGGCCATCAGCTTGTCAAAGCTCTGGTGTTCCAGTGACGGGCAACATCGTCAGTGATGTCAGCTTTCTGAATTCGGACTTGATGTCAGACTGGAGCATCTCCTCTTTTTCGACGTTTACCTCTCATGATGAACAAGACTTCAGAAATGGCCTGGCAGCATTGGATGCCAACATTGCTCGACTCCAGAAGTCCTTAAGGACTGGCCTTCTGGAGAAGTGA